The Leucobacter viscericola genome includes a window with the following:
- a CDS encoding MarR family winged helix-turn-helix transcriptional regulator — protein MSELSHGERVAIARLRALIELLPTTLDRHLADSGIHSFEYTLLEALYEADDSRLQLSALATRTNATLPRLSRVVSGLERKGLIVRVACPHDGRATNAELTAEGERVFLSVRPLYDAALRTLIFDELGSAGTSALAEITYTILAKLDPGHRFSATDAEAESVSDCAADPAPPKQDCPADPSR, from the coding sequence ATGAGCGAGTTGTCGCACGGGGAACGGGTAGCGATCGCGCGATTGCGGGCACTCATCGAACTGCTGCCCACTACCCTGGACCGCCACCTTGCCGACTCCGGGATCCACTCGTTCGAATACACCCTGCTGGAAGCGCTCTACGAGGCCGACGACAGCAGACTTCAGCTCAGCGCGCTGGCAACACGCACCAACGCCACGCTCCCCCGGCTGTCTCGCGTGGTCAGTGGGCTTGAGCGTAAGGGCCTGATCGTTCGAGTCGCGTGCCCGCACGATGGCAGGGCGACCAACGCCGAGCTGACCGCTGAGGGTGAGCGAGTTTTTCTCAGCGTTCGACCGCTTTACGATGCCGCCCTGCGCACCCTCATCTTTGACGAGCTCGGTTCCGCGGGCACCTCGGCCCTTGCTGAAATCACCTACACGATCCTCGCCAAACTTGATCCAGGGCACCGATTCAGCGCCACCGATGCCGAGGCAGAGTCGGTCTCTGATTGCGCGGCGGATCCTGCTCCACCCAAACAAGACTGCCCGGCCGACCCCTCGCGGTAG
- a CDS encoding thiamine-binding protein, protein MILAFSVAPMGGENADGSVSEAVAAAIRVVRDSGLPHRTSSMFTEIEGEWDEVFDVVKRATEAVLPFGSRVSLVMKADIRPGFENELDAKLERLERAVERSGD, encoded by the coding sequence ATGATTCTTGCGTTCTCTGTTGCGCCAATGGGAGGCGAAAACGCCGATGGTTCTGTGAGCGAGGCCGTTGCCGCCGCGATTCGAGTGGTGCGCGACTCCGGTCTGCCGCACCGCACCTCGAGCATGTTCACCGAGATCGAGGGCGAATGGGACGAGGTGTTTGACGTGGTCAAGCGCGCGACCGAGGCGGTGCTGCCGTTTGGATCGCGGGTTTCACTCGTCATGAAGGCCGACATTCGCCCCGGGTTCGAGAACGAGCTCGACGCAAAGCTTGAACGGCTTGAGCGGGCGGTTGAGCGGTCGGGCGACTAA